One region of Etheostoma spectabile isolate EspeVRDwgs_2016 chromosome 21, UIUC_Espe_1.0, whole genome shotgun sequence genomic DNA includes:
- the LOC116671743 gene encoding cerebellar degeneration-related protein 2 — translation MLTDMIVEQEFEIKEEEPWYDKQDLEHDLQLAAELGKSLLERNRELEQGLQQMYSTNQEQLQEIEYLTKQVDLLRQVNDQHAKVYEQLDVSARELEHSNQKLVLDNRAAQHRIQGLTETVELLQTQVEELQHQVEELKLSPSPHREKRSPRGTQSVSCLKELQNSLRDDYDEPSDGLESSDMSWHEEEQASLRQSLRSLQTQFASERARREELERAAELLARENAALEQQLAGMEGCQARAAELEREAEELRQLWKSNSSTRSIRPDVLHSLLPNSVFLNPEEENEGDAAAEKSPWVRRRSDSERLMKATQMPDSPDRIYDHECSCVRRAEVVKYRGISLLNEVDAQYSALQVKYDELLRRCHLGLQEEEQDGLTHKSVQTASMAATCPALTDMEDFEDDFHQPEYKELFREVFSRIQKTKEDLIENRGRLSAGEVLPILH, via the exons ATGTTGACAGACATGATTGTGGAGCAAGAATTTGAGATCAAGGAGGAGGAACCGTGGTACGACAAGCAAGACCTTGAACATG ACCTACAGCTGGCAGCCGAGCTCGGGAAGAGTCTTCTGGAGCGAAACAGGGAGCTGGAGCAAGGCCTGCAGCAGATGTACTCCACCAACCAGGAACAACTTCAGGAGATTGAG tACCTGACGAAGCAGGTGGACCTCCTCAGACAGGTCAATGACCAGCACGCCAAAGTGTACGAGCAGCTGGACGTGTCGGCCCGAGAGCTGGAGCACAGCAACCAAAAACTTGTTCTGGACAACCGGGCGGCGCAGCATAGGATCCAGGG GCTGACGGAGACGGTGGAGCTGCTGCAGACGCAGGTGGAGGAGCTGCAACATCAGGTGGAGGAGCTGAAGCTGAGTCCTTCTCCACACAGAGAGAAGCGGTCGCCTCGCGGCACTCAGAGTGTTTCCTGCCTGAAAGAGCTGCAGAACTCACTCAG GGACGACTACGACGAACCCTCAGACGGCCTTGAGTCTTCCGACATGTCGTGGCACGAGGAGGAGCAGGCCTCACTACGACAATCGCTCCGCAGCCTCCAGACTCAGTTCGCCAGTGAGCGCGCTCGGAGGGAGGAGTTGGAGCGAGCGGCCGAGCTGCTCGCCCGTGAAAATGCAGCGCTGGAGCAGCAGCTGGCGGGGATGGAGGGCTGCCAG GCCAGAGCGGCTGAGCTGGAGCGTGAGGCCGAGGAGCTTCGTCAGCTCTGGAAATCCAATTCCTCCACGAGATCCATCAGACCGGACGTCCTCCACAGCCTGCTGCCCAACTCGGTGTTCCTCAACCCTGAGGAAGAGAACGAGGGAGATGCAGCTGCAGAGAAAAGCCCCTGGGTCCGGAGGCGCTCGGACAGCGAGCGGCTGATGAAGGCGACCCAGATGCCCGACTCTCCCGACCGGATCTATGACCACGAGTGCTCCTGCGTACGCCGAGCCGAGGTGGTGAAGTATCGCGGCATCTCGCTGCTCAACGAGGTCGACGCTCAGTACAGTGCCTTGCAGGTGAAGTACGACGAGCTGCTGCGGCGCTGCCACCTGGGGCTgcaagaggaggagcaggatgGGCTCACTCACAAGTCGGTCCAGACTGCCTCTATGGCTGCCACTTGTCCTGCTCTGACAGACATGGAGGACTTTGAGGATGACTTTCACCAGCCGGAGTACAAAGAACTGTTTAGGGAAGTCTTTTCCCGCATTCAGAAAACCAAAGAGGACCTGATCGAAAACCGAGGGAGACTCTCAGCTGGTGAAGTGCTGCCTATTTTGCATTAG